A DNA window from Turicibacter sp. TJ11 contains the following coding sequences:
- the comGA gene encoding competence type IV pilus ATPase ComGA, with the protein MPIKTKLVSIIERAQVLKASDIHFILKDDQMLVQFRTGVLMIPHETISISLYHQLLAYIKFQAALTLTHPRQPQSGLLRLETTETTHFARVSILPTSHYQSLVLRLINHQQKKTLDEIPYFIQNADVLKDMAAMQAGLILISGPTGSGKTTTTYAFIDYLKQHLGKSIVTIEDPVEYQQPDIVQMQVNESVGMTYDVGIKEILRHDPDVIIIGEIRDVQTAHQALRAAFTGHLVISTVHAKNVVGTIHRLRDLGLSVQELEQAIVGIVNQRLIQKEDERKAVFEICFGEQLDDLFSNLHQGHLDSLPYKTIDEELYQCHHVN; encoded by the coding sequence GTGCCAATCAAAACAAAACTCGTCTCGATTATTGAACGTGCTCAAGTATTAAAAGCTAGTGATATTCATTTCATTTTAAAAGATGATCAAATGCTTGTGCAATTTCGAACCGGCGTTTTAATGATTCCTCACGAAACAATATCCATATCTTTGTATCATCAATTACTGGCCTATATTAAATTTCAAGCAGCCCTAACGCTTACACATCCACGTCAACCACAATCAGGTCTTTTAAGACTTGAAACAACAGAGACGACTCATTTTGCCAGAGTCTCTATTTTACCAACGTCTCATTATCAAAGTCTTGTGTTACGTTTAATTAATCATCAACAAAAAAAGACACTCGATGAAATCCCTTATTTCATTCAAAATGCGGATGTCTTAAAAGATATGGCCGCCATGCAAGCCGGATTAATTTTAATTAGCGGCCCCACAGGAAGTGGAAAAACCACTACGACTTATGCTTTCATTGATTATCTAAAGCAACATCTAGGAAAAAGTATCGTCACCATTGAAGATCCGGTTGAATATCAACAACCTGATATTGTTCAAATGCAAGTAAATGAAAGTGTGGGCATGACATATGACGTTGGTATCAAGGAAATATTACGGCACGATCCGGATGTCATTATTATTGGTGAAATTCGCGATGTTCAAACTGCCCACCAAGCCTTACGGGCTGCTTTTACTGGACATCTAGTGATTTCAACCGTCCACGCTAAAAACGTCGTTGGAACCATCCATCGACTTCGTGATTTAGGACTTTCCGTTCAAGAACTTGAACAAGCGATTGTCGGAATTGTCAATCAACGTCTCATTCAAAAGGAAGATGAGCGCAAAGCGGTCTTTGAAATTTGCTTCGGTGAGCAGCTTGATGATTTATTTTCAAATCTTCATCAAGGGCATCTTGATTCACTACCCTATAAAACCATTGATGAGGAGTTATATCAATGTCATCACGTCAATTAA
- a CDS encoding Tim44-like domain-containing protein, producing MKKRWMVLGILVSLVMGYCQVVAQADVGGTFSGGSSSRGGSSSSGGGTIYLPNSRGPYSRRYGSQNSPIVLIMIGGLVGRGLLKRFNQYQQQKNETRIALARLYDIDPNFDEDDFLNKLQDIFLNVQQAWSSRDMRSVKDVETPEPFRLHQSQLEMYDQKNWTPHVETKRITEVRLVSVLDTMNEVSVVVCLSARVVDYTLNREGLVVEGEKGKTHHRNYRLRFTRSKQTGHDWRLDDYREWMENEFSRYQ from the coding sequence ATGAAAAAAAGGTGGATGGTATTAGGTATTCTTGTTTCATTGGTTATGGGATACTGCCAAGTGGTTGCACAAGCGGATGTGGGAGGAACATTTTCAGGCGGTAGTTCAAGCAGAGGAGGAAGCAGTAGTAGTGGAGGGGGAACTATTTATCTTCCAAATTCTCGGGGACCCTATAGCAGACGATATGGTTCGCAAAATTCGCCTATCGTATTAATAATGATAGGAGGTTTAGTAGGACGGGGATTGTTGAAACGTTTCAACCAATATCAACAACAAAAAAATGAGACTCGAATCGCCTTAGCGCGGCTATATGATATAGATCCAAACTTTGACGAAGATGACTTTTTAAATAAATTACAGGATATCTTCTTAAATGTACAACAGGCTTGGTCTTCAAGAGATATGCGCTCGGTTAAAGACGTTGAAACGCCTGAACCCTTTAGGCTTCATCAATCTCAATTAGAAATGTATGATCAAAAAAATTGGACACCTCATGTTGAGACAAAACGCATTACAGAGGTTCGCTTAGTGTCTGTTTTGGACACGATGAATGAAGTTTCCGTAGTGGTGTGTTTGTCGGCTCGTGTAGTCGATTACACCTTAAATCGGGAGGGATTGGTCGTTGAAGGAGAAAAAGGGAAAACACATCATCGTAATTATCGTTTGCGTTTCACTCGTTCCAAACAAACCGGTCATGATTGGCGTTTAGATGATTATCGCGAGTGGATGGAGAATGAATTTTCACGCTATCAGTAA
- a CDS encoding DUF975 family protein: MRLFFSGSIPLIVVIIALFQKIEWRRTIKLQAREQFQQKGAWLKFALCSVIIMIGSMIVTSVLSFIPFLILLLPVAITAIVSYGSIDVMRRIRRGQEFSLKDFFPTDQLGAVIGLVFVKNIYLFLWSLLFIVPGIVKAYSYSQAMFIMNDHPGIGIDEAITRSREMMNGHKWELVILQSSFIGWIILGSLTFGILIVYIIPLYAMSMFVFYEYVKNGYLKSSQYDNIYNVY; the protein is encoded by the coding sequence ATGAGATTATTTTTTAGTGGAAGTATTCCACTGATTGTCGTGATAATTGCCTTATTTCAAAAGATAGAGTGGCGTCGAACGATTAAATTACAGGCACGTGAGCAATTTCAGCAAAAAGGCGCTTGGTTAAAATTTGCGTTATGTTCAGTTATCATTATGATTGGAAGTATGATCGTGACGAGTGTCTTAAGTTTTATTCCCTTTTTAATATTGTTGCTTCCAGTAGCCATTACGGCAATTGTCTCTTATGGAAGTATTGATGTGATGCGTCGAATTCGTCGTGGCCAAGAATTTAGTTTAAAAGACTTCTTTCCAACTGATCAGCTAGGAGCTGTTATTGGTTTAGTGTTTGTTAAAAATATTTATCTCTTTTTATGGTCATTACTGTTCATTGTTCCTGGGATTGTTAAGGCTTATTCTTATTCGCAAGCCATGTTTATTATGAATGATCATCCTGGGATTGGAATTGATGAGGCTATTACACGTAGTCGTGAGATGATGAATGGCCATAAATGGGAATTAGTTATTTTACAATCAAGTTTTATTGGATGGATTATTTTAGGATCGTTAACGTTTGGAATTTTAATCGTGTATATCATTCCACTTTATGCGATGTCTATGTTTGTTTTTTATGAATATGTTAAAAATGGTTATTTAAAATCAAGTCAATATGATAATATCTATAACGTTTACTAA
- a CDS encoding NAD(P)/FAD-dependent oxidoreductase: protein MIRVSQIKISIDDPIEKVKELLLKQLKLKESDLLEYRIYKQSIDARRRGKLDFVYTVDISVKDEAKILAKKLPNVSMTPAIDYQYPEMGSEKMKHRPVVIGFGPAGMFAALILAEMGYRPIVLERGESVDDRVRSIEKFWTEGELNPNSNVQFGEGGAGTFSDGKLTTRVKDLRGRKVLEALVEAGAPEDILYMAHPHVGTDLLRGVVKNIREKIISLGGEVRFNTQANGFLIDNGQIKGVKVKGKEVIETEHVIVAIGHSARDTFYDLYDSGVHFTAKPFAVGVRVEHPQSLIDVAQYKEFAGHEKLGAAEYRLTHTASNGRGVYTFCMCPGGLVVPSSSEKGRLVTNGMSEHARDQENANSALLVQVFPEDFGSDHPLAGVEFQRRLEEKAFGLGGSNYKAPAQLVGDFLKGQASKQLGSVEPSYALGVKLTNLNRLLPDYITEAMADGLKAFDRKLKGFAMNDAVMTGVESRSSSPVRIDRDSETLQSLTVKGLYPSGEGAGFAGGIVSAGIDGIKCAEALVRQYQKMGE from the coding sequence ATGATTCGAGTATCTCAAATCAAGATTTCAATTGATGATCCAATTGAAAAAGTAAAAGAATTATTACTAAAACAATTAAAGTTAAAAGAAAGTGACTTATTAGAATATAGAATTTACAAACAATCAATCGATGCTCGTCGTCGTGGAAAATTAGATTTTGTCTATACGGTTGATATTTCCGTTAAAGATGAAGCTAAAATTTTAGCTAAAAAATTACCGAATGTTTCGATGACACCAGCCATCGATTATCAATATCCAGAAATGGGTTCTGAGAAAATGAAACATCGTCCGGTTGTCATTGGATTTGGTCCAGCAGGAATGTTTGCTGCTTTAATTTTAGCGGAAATGGGATATCGTCCGATTGTTTTAGAGCGTGGAGAATCGGTTGATGATCGTGTTCGTTCGATTGAAAAGTTTTGGACTGAAGGAGAGCTTAATCCAAACTCAAACGTTCAGTTTGGTGAAGGAGGGGCCGGAACGTTCTCAGATGGAAAGCTAACGACGCGTGTAAAAGATTTACGAGGTCGCAAAGTATTAGAAGCATTGGTGGAAGCGGGAGCACCTGAAGATATTTTATACATGGCACATCCGCATGTTGGAACGGACTTATTACGTGGAGTCGTTAAAAATATTCGTGAAAAAATTATTTCATTAGGCGGAGAAGTTCGTTTTAATACTCAAGCGAATGGTTTTTTAATTGATAACGGTCAAATTAAAGGGGTTAAAGTTAAAGGGAAAGAAGTCATTGAAACAGAACATGTGATTGTGGCTATTGGGCATAGTGCTCGCGATACGTTTTATGATTTATATGACAGTGGGGTTCATTTCACAGCAAAACCATTTGCGGTTGGAGTACGTGTCGAGCATCCACAATCATTAATTGACGTCGCACAGTATAAAGAGTTTGCAGGACATGAAAAATTAGGAGCGGCAGAATATCGTTTAACACATACAGCTTCAAATGGTCGTGGCGTGTATACGTTTTGTATGTGTCCTGGAGGACTTGTTGTTCCATCAAGTTCTGAAAAAGGGCGCTTAGTGACGAATGGAATGAGTGAACATGCCCGTGATCAAGAAAATGCAAATAGTGCACTTCTTGTTCAAGTGTTCCCAGAAGATTTTGGTTCGGATCATCCATTAGCAGGTGTGGAGTTTCAACGCCGTTTAGAAGAAAAAGCGTTTGGATTAGGTGGAAGTAACTATAAAGCTCCTGCTCAATTAGTCGGTGATTTCTTAAAAGGACAAGCTTCTAAACAATTAGGATCGGTAGAGCCATCTTACGCATTAGGAGTAAAGTTAACAAACTTAAATCGCTTATTACCTGATTATATTACAGAAGCAATGGCAGATGGATTAAAAGCTTTTGATCGAAAGTTAAAAGGATTTGCGATGAATGATGCTGTGATGACAGGAGTTGAGTCACGTTCATCATCACCAGTTCGTATTGATCGTGATAGCGAAACGTTACAATCGTTAACTGTCAAAGGATTGTATCCATCAGGTGAAGGAGCCGGATTTGCAGGTGGAATTGTTTCAGCTGGGATTGATGGAATTAAATGTGCCGAAGCATTAGTTAGACAGTATCAAAAAATGGGCGAATAG
- a CDS encoding YdcF family protein: protein MVELVATLVVYLVGMHVKMNQSLKQQLPSDINYLLILGSTLKTNEMTQTLRSRLEKGAELLKKHPHLKVVVTGGKGSEFLLAEAQLMQKVFIEEYGIDSERIILEDQAHNTFENLLLSKPLLPDEKIAIITNDFHSIRTSFLAKRIGIKHIMIGARSPSHKRYKWELREHLAIVKSWLFDRESL, encoded by the coding sequence ATGGTAGAATTAGTTGCTACATTAGTTGTTTATTTAGTTGGAATGCACGTGAAAATGAATCAGTCATTAAAACAACAACTGCCTTCAGATATTAATTATCTTTTAATTTTAGGTTCAACCTTAAAAACCAATGAAATGACACAAACTCTTCGATCTCGATTAGAAAAAGGAGCAGAATTACTAAAAAAACACCCACATTTAAAGGTAGTGGTGACGGGTGGAAAAGGAAGCGAATTTTTATTAGCTGAGGCTCAATTAATGCAAAAAGTGTTTATTGAAGAATATGGAATCGATAGCGAACGAATTATCCTTGAGGATCAAGCTCATAATACATTTGAAAACTTACTTTTGTCTAAACCGTTATTACCAGATGAAAAAATTGCAATTATTACAAATGATTTTCATAGTATTAGAACATCTTTTTTAGCCAAGCGAATAGGGATTAAACATATTATGATTGGAGCAAGATCGCCCTCTCATAAACGTTACAAATGGGAATTAAGAGAACACTTAGCCATCGTCAAGTCCTGGCTTTTTGATCGAGAATCGTTATAA
- a CDS encoding metalloregulator ArsR/SmtB family transcription factor gives MVKRGEKMEACSVEAIHENVVQKVKAKMPSDDDLLKLSDLYKAMGDLTRIRILSALVQSEMCVCDLASLLEMTQSAISHQLRVLRQAHLVNYRKEGKVVYYSLDDDHIKMLYDQGLVHVLHQH, from the coding sequence ATGGTTAAACGAGGTGAGAAAATGGAAGCGTGTAGCGTAGAAGCCATTCACGAAAATGTCGTTCAAAAAGTTAAAGCGAAGATGCCAAGTGATGATGATTTATTGAAATTATCAGATTTATATAAAGCGATGGGAGATTTAACCCGAATTCGTATTCTTTCGGCGCTCGTTCAGTCAGAGATGTGTGTTTGTGACTTAGCTAGTTTGCTTGAAATGACACAATCGGCTATTTCTCATCAGTTACGAGTTTTAAGACAAGCGCACTTAGTTAATTATCGTAAAGAAGGAAAAGTAGTGTACTATTCATTAGACGATGATCATATTAAAATGTTATATGATCAAGGATTAGTTCACGTTCTTCATCAACATTAG
- a CDS encoding N-acetylmuramoyl-L-alanine amidase, producing the protein MPYIVVDAGHGGWDKGAHYNYYNEKDITLRVATKVSQRLRQIGFKVTQLRTDDTYIGNASARGRQIAELQPNLAISIHVNSSGGTGQYQGSEIYVPLREDSARFEYYLKEELSRLNNFRNIFSRAYTGEFYERYIDPNTLRFRQTYNYTDYYGIIREAWKGGVSCDIIEMFYLDNEGDLYTFLNQEDAYVEAIVVALSKAFNMNYERESKNEVVDRAEPLKTETYYRVVCGSYSDLNEAKKVQQTLSHANYPGVWIQPVETKR; encoded by the coding sequence ATGCCGTATATTGTTGTAGATGCAGGTCATGGTGGATGGGATAAAGGTGCTCATTATAATTACTATAATGAGAAAGATATAACATTACGAGTAGCAACCAAGGTCAGTCAACGCTTAAGACAAATTGGATTTAAAGTCACACAGTTACGAACAGATGACACTTATATCGGAAACGCTTCTGCAAGAGGACGTCAAATTGCAGAATTACAACCCAATTTAGCTATCAGTATTCATGTTAATAGTTCAGGTGGAACAGGGCAGTATCAAGGATCAGAAATCTATGTTCCATTAAGAGAAGATAGCGCACGATTTGAATATTATTTAAAAGAAGAATTAAGTCGATTAAATAATTTCCGTAATATCTTTTCAAGAGCTTATACAGGTGAGTTTTATGAACGTTATATCGATCCTAACACGTTAAGATTTAGACAAACTTATAACTATACCGACTATTATGGAATTATTCGAGAAGCCTGGAAAGGCGGCGTTTCATGTGACATTATTGAAATGTTTTATTTAGATAATGAAGGGGATTTATATACGTTCTTAAATCAGGAAGATGCTTATGTTGAGGCGATTGTTGTTGCTTTAAGTAAAGCTTTTAATATGAATTATGAACGTGAGTCTAAAAATGAAGTTGTTGATCGAGCAGAGCCTTTAAAAACGGAAACATATTATCGAGTGGTTTGCGGATCTTATTCTGACTTAAATGAAGCGAAAAAAGTTCAGCAGACACTGTCTCATGCCAATTATCCAGGTGTGTGGATTCAACCGGTTGAGACGAAACGATAG
- a CDS encoding SH3 domain-containing protein encodes MSKKALLTLSLIGTTLYSPDLMKTVFAETVSETNTPSALFERSSVKTATTTENLNLRDKASTSGKVLATIPKGKTVTLLSDRNANGWYKVTYDGKVGYASGAYLQENLSNTTSLGKTKENLNLRQQASTNGSILAIIPKGETINLLSDKDVNGWYKVSYLDKTGYVYGDYITKLNQGSTGSNNQTSSSSTPTEGQTTENLNLRLQANTSGSIITTIPKGTTVQVLADKDSNGWYKVSYAGKTGYVSGSYFKITKYSSTEVTKKTGYVYNLNGTLLNVRPKPSTSEAPIGTLAQGTSVVIVGESGNWYQIEFNNKTAYVSKDYITFTAPTPEVVKKTGYVYNLDGTLLNVRPKPSTSEAPIGTLAQGTSVVIVGESGNWYQIEFNNKTAYVSKDYITFTAPTPEVVKKTGYVYNLDGTLLNVRPKPSTSEAPIGTLTQGTSVVIVGESGNWYHIEFNNTTAYVSKDYITFTAPTPEVVKKTGYVYNLDGALLNVRPKPSTSETPIGTLTQGTSVVITGETGNWYHIEFNNTTAYVSKDYITFTAPTPEVVKKTGYVYNLDGALLNVRPKPSTSETPIGTLTQGTSVVIVGESGNWYQIEFNNTTGYVSKDYITFTAPTPETTKQTGYIYNLNGTLLNVRPKPSTSEAAIGKLSEGETVVIIGETGNWYEIEYNNSTAYVSKDYVTLTAPQLHPDANIDFSKTPRTGVVIDGISSLNIRQAPTTNSSILGALKSKDEVTVIGREGNFYKINYQGTEAYVHKDYVGIKASSTTINGRVSYLTTQYNYTLSQFAQIQQNHTSGTLSTIINYLNPNHTMHSNYLLQFLRIDQFRSFNVDGLNKFLQNKGVLHNQAQAIYDAAKYYNIDPIFLVSQSIHETNWGSSNLAKGITITDIADETKPIKDANGKVVDYERILLPEPVTVYNLFGIGAQDHAPRLLGTTYAYKRGWTTPEKAIFGAAEFISLNYINSSKYAQNTPFKIKYNHISANQWHQYATTPWYAYEIGKYMHQFAHLYDTNQEFLLDIPVYK; translated from the coding sequence ATGTCAAAAAAAGCATTACTTACACTCTCACTTATTGGGACAACTCTTTACAGTCCCGATTTAATGAAGACAGTATTTGCAGAAACAGTTTCAGAAACAAATACACCGAGCGCTTTATTTGAGCGTTCATCAGTGAAAACTGCAACAACAACTGAAAATTTAAATTTGCGCGATAAGGCAAGCACGAGTGGAAAAGTTTTAGCAACGATTCCTAAAGGAAAGACTGTCACCTTACTATCTGATAGAAATGCGAATGGTTGGTATAAGGTAACCTATGATGGAAAAGTAGGCTATGCAAGCGGTGCTTATCTTCAAGAAAATCTATCGAATACAACCTCTCTTGGAAAAACAAAAGAAAATCTCAATTTACGACAACAAGCGAGCACAAATGGATCTATCTTAGCCATCATTCCAAAAGGAGAAACCATTAATCTTCTATCTGATAAAGATGTGAATGGTTGGTACAAAGTCAGCTATCTAGACAAAACAGGTTATGTTTATGGAGACTATATTACTAAATTAAATCAAGGATCTACTGGATCTAATAATCAAACGTCTTCATCTTCAACTCCAACAGAAGGTCAAACGACTGAAAACTTGAATCTACGCCTTCAAGCTAATACTAGCGGCTCAATTATCACAACCATTCCTAAAGGAACAACAGTTCAAGTATTAGCAGATAAAGATAGTAATGGCTGGTATAAAGTTAGCTACGCTGGAAAAACAGGTTATGTAAGTGGCTCTTATTTTAAAATTACCAAATATAGTTCAACAGAAGTAACTAAAAAAACAGGTTACGTTTATAACCTGAATGGCACTTTATTAAATGTTCGTCCGAAACCTTCAACTTCTGAGGCTCCAATTGGAACACTTGCTCAAGGAACCTCAGTTGTCATCGTTGGGGAAAGTGGAAATTGGTATCAAATCGAATTTAACAATAAAACAGCTTATGTTTCTAAAGATTATATTACCTTCACTGCTCCAACTCCTGAAGTCGTAAAGAAAACGGGTTATGTTTATAATCTTGATGGAACGTTATTAAATGTTCGTCCGAAACCTTCAACTTCTGAGGCTCCAATTGGAACACTTGCTCAAGGAACCTCAGTTGTCATCGTTGGGGAAAGTGGAAATTGGTATCAAATCGAATTTAACAATAAAACAGCTTATGTTTCTAAAGATTATATTACCTTCACTGCTCCAACTCCTGAAGTCGTAAAGAAAACGGGTTATGTTTATAATCTTGATGGAACGTTATTAAATGTTCGTCCAAAACCCTCAACATCTGAGGCTCCAATTGGGACACTGACTCAAGGAACTTCAGTTGTGATCGTTGGGGAAAGTGGAAATTGGTATCACATTGAATTCAATAATACAACGGCTTATGTCTCTAAAGATTATATTACCTTCACTGCCCCAACCCCTGAAGTCGTAAAGAAAACAGGTTATGTTTACAACCTTGACGGAGCTTTATTAAATGTTCGTCCGAAACCTTCAACGTCTGAAACTCCAATTGGAACACTGACTCAAGGAACTTCAGTTGTTATCACTGGAGAAACGGGTAATTGGTATCACATTGAATTCAATAATACAACGGCTTATGTCTCTAAAGATTATATTACCTTTACTGCTCCGACTCCTGAAGTCGTGAAGAAAACAGGTTACGTTTACAATCTTGATGGAGCTTTATTAAATGTTCGTCCAAAACCTTCAACTTCGGAAACTCCAATTGGAACACTAACTCAAGGAACTTCAGTTGTCATCGTGGGTGAAAGCGGGAATTGGTATCAAATCGAATTTAATAACACAACAGGGTATGTTTCTAAAGATTACATTACTTTCACTGCTCCGACTCCTGAAACAACAAAGCAAACAGGATATATTTACAATCTTAATGGAACGTTATTAAATGTTCGTCCAAAACCTTCAACTTCGGAAGCTGCTATTGGTAAATTATCTGAAGGAGAAACGGTTGTCATCATTGGAGAAACTGGGAATTGGTATGAGATCGAATATAACAATTCAACAGCTTATGTCTCTAAAGATTATGTAACCTTAACTGCTCCACAACTTCATCCAGATGCTAATATCGATTTCTCTAAAACGCCACGTACTGGAGTCGTTATTGATGGTATTTCCTCTTTAAATATCCGTCAAGCTCCGACGACGAATTCTTCAATTTTAGGAGCGTTAAAAAGTAAAGACGAAGTAACCGTGATCGGACGTGAAGGTAACTTCTACAAAATTAATTATCAAGGAACGGAAGCGTACGTTCATAAAGATTACGTAGGAATCAAAGCTTCTAGCACGACGATTAATGGACGTGTTAGCTATTTAACAACCCAATATAACTATACCTTATCGCAATTTGCACAAATTCAACAAAATCATACGTCTGGTACTCTTAGTACTATTATTAACTATTTAAATCCAAATCATACAATGCATTCAAACTATCTTCTTCAATTTTTAAGAATTGATCAATTTAGAAGTTTTAATGTCGATGGATTAAATAAGTTCCTTCAAAATAAAGGGGTGCTTCATAATCAAGCGCAAGCTATTTATGACGCTGCAAAATATTATAATATTGACCCGATCTTCTTAGTGTCTCAATCGATTCATGAAACGAACTGGGGAAGTAGTAATTTAGCAAAAGGAATTACGATTACGGATATTGCTGATGAAACAAAACCGATCAAAGATGCTAACGGAAAAGTGGTTGATTATGAACGTATTTTACTACCTGAACCAGTAACCGTTTATAACCTATTCGGAATTGGGGCTCAAGATCATGCGCCACGTTTACTTGGAACGACTTACGCTTATAAACGTGGATGGACAACACCAGAAAAAGCAATTTTTGGAGCAGCAGAATTTATTTCATTAAATTATATTAACTCTTCAAAATACGCTCAAAATACACCATTTAAAATTAAATATAATCATATCAGCGCTAATCAGTGGCATCAATATGCAACGACGCCTTGGTATGCTTACGAAATCGGTAAATATATGCATCAATTTGCCCATTTATATGACACTAATCAAGAATTTTTATTAGATATTCCAGTTTATAAATAG
- a CDS encoding M48 family metallopeptidase, translating to MSIKKLMLDDLEIKIVRKPIKNMYLRVRRNGEIEISAAPDVKLQTIEMFIQAKKSWILKKVEASLNSSTDLGIDEILYFGHPLKIKHQVGPKVLIERTEGGLVITAPQSYTDEKRLLLIKNWMFVQLQEMIHTYVMTYWPYFQDRGIAPIETKYRQMTSTWGVCRPTRGTITFSKQLIHQSPAFVEYVVVHELCHLLQPNHSAKFYALVEELLPSWKQAKAKRL from the coding sequence ATGAGTATAAAAAAGTTAATGCTAGATGATTTAGAAATTAAAATCGTTCGTAAACCCATTAAAAATATGTATCTTCGTGTACGTCGAAACGGAGAAATTGAAATTTCAGCGGCACCTGATGTAAAGTTGCAAACGATTGAAATGTTTATTCAGGCAAAAAAGTCGTGGATTTTAAAAAAAGTGGAAGCGAGTTTAAATTCATCGACTGATTTAGGAATAGATGAAATCTTATATTTCGGTCATCCTTTAAAGATAAAACATCAAGTAGGACCTAAAGTTTTAATTGAAAGGACAGAGGGTGGGTTAGTGATAACAGCCCCTCAATCATACACGGATGAAAAAAGATTACTTTTGATTAAAAATTGGATGTTTGTTCAATTACAAGAAATGATTCATACCTATGTGATGACTTATTGGCCTTATTTTCAGGATAGAGGAATAGCACCAATTGAAACTAAATATCGTCAAATGACATCTACGTGGGGCGTTTGTCGACCGACTAGAGGAACGATTACCTTTAGTAAGCAGTTAATTCATCAATCACCTGCTTTTGTTGAGTATGTTGTTGTTCATGAACTGTGTCATTTGTTGCAACCTAATCATAGTGCTAAGTTTTATGCACTGGTCGAGGAACTTTTACCTAGCTGGAAGCAAGCTAAAGCTAAGCGATTATAA